The following proteins are encoded in a genomic region of Struthio camelus isolate bStrCam1 chromosome 3, bStrCam1.hap1, whole genome shotgun sequence:
- the LOC104151879 gene encoding beta-soluble NSF attachment protein: MDSSGKEREAMQLMAEAEKRVKGSHSFLRGLFGGNTRVEEACEMYTRAANMFKIAKNWSAAGNAFCQAAKLHMQLQSKHDSATSFVDAGNAYKKADPQEAINCLNAAIDIYTDMGRFTIAAKHHITIAEIYEAELVDIEKAIAHYEQAADYYKGEESNSSANKCLLKVAAYAAQLEQYQKAIEIYEQVGTNTMDNPLLKYSAKEYFFKAALCHFIVDELNAKLALEKYEEMFPAFTDSRECKLLKKLLEAHEEQNCEAYTEAVKEFDSISRLDQWLTTMLLRIKKSIQGEGDGDLK; this comes from the exons ATGGACAGCTCGGGCAAGGAGCGGGAGGCCATGCAGCTCatggccgaggccgagaagcggGTCAAGGGCTCGCACTCCTTCCTGCGGGGGCTCTTCGG GGGAAATACCAGGGTAGAGGAAGCCTGTGAAATGTATACCAGGGCTGCAAACATGTTCAAGATAGCCAAAAACTGGAGTG CTGCAGGGAATGCGTTTTGCCAGGCAGCCAAACTTCACATGCAGCTGCAGAGCAAACACGATTCAGCCACCAGCTTCGTGGATGCTGGGAACGCTTACAAAAAAGCAGACCCACAAG AGGCCATCAACTGCTTAAATGCAGCTATCGATATCTACACTGACATG GGGCGATTCACTATTGCTGCCAAGCATCACATCACCATTGCAGAGATTTATGAGGCTGAGCTGGTAGACATTGAGAAG GCGATCGCGCACTACGAGCAGGCTGCAGACTATTACAAGGGAGAAGAATCCAACAG TTCAGCCAACAAGTGTCTGCTGAAGGTTGCTGCTTATGCTGCTCAGCTGGAGCAGTACCAGAAGGCCATTGAGATTTATGAGCAG GTTGGAACAAATACTATGGATAATCCTTTGCTCAAGTACAGCGCGAAAGAGTATTTCTTCAAAGCTGCCCTGTGCCACTTCATTGTGGATGAACTGAACGCTAAG CTGGCGCTCGAGAAATATGAAGAAATGTTTCCAGCGTTCACAGATTCAAGGGAGTGCAAGTTATTAAAA AAACTGCTGGAAGCTCATGAGGAGCAAAACTGCGAGGCCTACACTGAGGCG GTTAAAGAGTTTGATTCGATATCGCGTTTGGATCAGTGGCTTACGACCATGCTGCTTCGCATCAAAAAGTCCATTCAAGGCGAAGGGGATGGGGACCTGAAGTGA